In the genome of Phacochoerus africanus isolate WHEZ1 chromosome 10, ROS_Pafr_v1, whole genome shotgun sequence, one region contains:
- the EREG gene encoding proepiregulin, translated as MEPRRVRGVPTLLLCLGFHLLQAVLSTTVIPSCIPGESEDNCTALVQTEDNPRVAQVSITKCSSDMNGYCLHGQCIYLVDMSENYCRCEVGYTGVRCEHFFLTVQQPLSKEYVALTVILVILFLIIVAGSIYYFCRWYRNRKSKEPKKEYERVSSRGPALPQV; from the exons ATGGAGCCGCGCCGCGTCCGCGGGGTCCCCACGCTGCTGCTCTGCCTGG GTTTCCATCTTCTGCAAGCTGTTCTCAGTACAACTGTGATTCCTTCTTGTATCCCGGGAGAGTCTGAAGATAACTGCACAGCTTTAG TTCAGACAGAAGATAATCCACGCGTGGCTCAAGTGTCAATAACAAAGTGTAGCTCTGACATGAATGGCTACTGTTTGCATGGACAGTGTATCTACCTGGTAGACATGAGTGAAAATTACTGCAG GTGTGAAGTGGGTTACACTGGTGTCAGATGCGAGCACTTCTTCTTAACCGTCCAACAACCTCTGAGCAAAGAGTATGTGGCTTTGACCGTGATTCTTGTTATCTTATTCCTCATCATAGTTGCTGGTTCCATATACTATTTCTGCAGATG GTACAGAAATCGAAAAAGTAAAGAACcaaagaaagaatatgaaagagtgTCCTCAAGGGGTCCGGCTTTGCCACAAGTCTGA